One segment of Candidatus Paceibacterota bacterium DNA contains the following:
- a CDS encoding HAD-IC family P-type ATPase: MTDWYKKNLETITKEFGVNQAFGLSKTEADEHLRRYGPNKLPESKPDGLFVIFFRQFQSPLIYLLLAASVLVMFLEEWIDAGIIIFVLLFNAIAGTVQAGKAQNTLLALRKFTETNTTVLRDGKEIILPDQEVVPGDILILQEGDKIPADARIISAHNLRIDESAFSGESLPSSKTTEILEEENLSPAEQKNMVFKGTHIVGGNGKAVVVATGLDTEIGRISEKISEIKTEIPLQKNIKNLSNLIIIVVLVVSSLIFFLGLLTGKAIEEIFLLSVSIIISAVPEGLPIVITLLLATGVWRMSKRNVLIKKLQAVEALGQAQIIAVDKTGTLTKSQLVTQKLYLGSEENFSITGVGYDSEGEITFQDKKIFPEDNPLLKRAGLIAGLCSNAKIFKKDGNWKISGDPTEAALSILAVKTGWPIKKLEDDFHQIAEIPFDYKLKYHAVLHEIEGKKIIFISGAPEIILNLCKKIKTKNKEEVLEEEKRKEILDIFSRMSSEALRVLALAEKNTDKDFLEKEDITDLTFVGLCGMKDALREEVPEAMAKTREAGVKVVMITGDHKITAEAIAKEAGIWKKGDKILTAEELENLPKEKLAEILPEVSVFARITPENKLKIIEAYKLRGETVAMTGDGVNDALSLVAADLGVSMGKGGTEVAKEASDLVLLDDNFGSIVSAVEEGRSIYRTLRKVLLYLFATSLGEIMVIAAAMLMGLPLPILAAQLIWLNLVTDGFLDVSLAMEPKEKDILKEKYKKPNRWILNSWDLQRMILNASTMAIISILLFIYFLDNYSYEHALSISLTTMAVFQWFKAWICRSDHLSVFQINPFSNKYLLGATGIVVILQLLALHTPFMQNILRLTPLSLNEWILIISICLTGVAIDEIRKMFYRKFEMKKNLVQI, from the coding sequence AGGAATTCGGTGTAAATCAAGCATTTGGTTTATCCAAAACAGAGGCCGATGAACATTTGAGAAGATACGGCCCAAATAAACTTCCAGAATCAAAACCAGATGGTTTATTTGTTATATTTTTTAGACAATTCCAAAGTCCTTTAATTTACTTACTTTTAGCCGCATCGGTTCTGGTAATGTTTTTAGAAGAATGGATTGATGCCGGAATCATAATTTTTGTTCTTTTATTTAATGCTATAGCTGGAACCGTACAGGCTGGTAAGGCTCAAAACACTCTATTAGCTCTAAGAAAATTTACCGAGACCAACACCACCGTTTTACGTGACGGTAAAGAAATAATCTTGCCGGACCAAGAAGTGGTCCCAGGTGACATTCTTATTCTACAAGAAGGCGACAAAATTCCGGCTGATGCCAGAATAATATCTGCCCATAACTTAAGAATTGATGAATCCGCCTTTTCCGGCGAATCTTTACCTTCAAGTAAAACTACCGAAATCTTAGAAGAAGAAAATTTATCACCAGCTGAACAAAAAAATATGGTTTTTAAAGGAACGCATATTGTTGGTGGAAATGGAAAAGCGGTGGTTGTAGCTACAGGTTTAGATACAGAGATAGGAAGAATTTCCGAAAAAATAAGTGAGATAAAAACTGAAATTCCACTCCAAAAAAATATCAAGAATCTCTCAAATTTGATAATTATAGTAGTGTTAGTTGTTAGCTCTCTTATTTTCTTTCTTGGCTTATTGACCGGAAAAGCAATTGAGGAAATTTTTCTCTTGTCGGTGTCTATAATAATTTCTGCCGTTCCGGAAGGTCTGCCAATTGTTATTACCCTGCTTTTGGCAACTGGGGTTTGGCGTATGAGTAAGCGCAATGTTTTAATTAAAAAACTTCAAGCTGTTGAAGCACTCGGCCAAGCACAAATTATTGCCGTAGACAAAACCGGCACACTGACAAAAAGTCAGTTAGTGACGCAAAAACTATATCTCGGCAGTGAAGAAAACTTTTCAATTACCGGTGTTGGTTATGATTCAGAAGGAGAAATCACATTCCAAGACAAAAAAATTTTTCCGGAAGATAATCCGCTACTCAAAAGAGCAGGTTTAATCGCCGGTCTTTGCTCAAACGCTAAAATTTTCAAAAAAGATGGCAATTGGAAGATTTCTGGAGATCCAACAGAAGCAGCGCTTTCAATTCTAGCGGTAAAAACTGGCTGGCCGATAAAAAAACTAGAAGACGATTTTCATCAAATAGCAGAAATTCCTTTTGATTACAAACTAAAATATCACGCTGTCCTACATGAAATAGAAGGTAAAAAAATTATCTTTATTTCTGGCGCGCCGGAAATTATTCTAAATTTGTGCAAAAAAATAAAAACTAAAAACAAAGAGGAGGTGCTTGAAGAAGAAAAAAGAAAAGAAATACTTGATATTTTTTCAAGAATGTCAAGTGAAGCTTTGCGAGTTTTAGCTTTAGCCGAAAAAAATACGGATAAAGATTTTCTAGAAAAAGAAGATATCACGGATCTAACTTTTGTCGGACTTTGTGGAATGAAAGACGCTTTACGCGAAGAAGTCCCGGAAGCTATGGCAAAAACCCGTGAAGCCGGGGTCAAGGTGGTGATGATCACTGGTGACCACAAAATTACTGCGGAAGCCATTGCAAAAGAAGCCGGAATTTGGAAAAAAGGAGATAAAATCTTAACCGCTGAAGAACTAGAAAATTTACCAAAAGAAAAGCTGGCAGAGATTTTACCGGAAGTTTCAGTTTTTGCCAGAATCACTCCGGAAAACAAATTGAAGATAATTGAAGCTTATAAATTGCGTGGAGAGACGGTCGCAATGACCGGAGACGGAGTAAATGACGCCTTGTCTTTGGTAGCGGCAGATCTTGGAGTATCTATGGGCAAAGGTGGTACTGAAGTCGCCAAGGAGGCCTCCGATTTGGTTTTACTGGATGATAATTTCGGTAGTATCGTCTCGGCGGTGGAAGAGGGTAGAAGCATTTACCGAACTTTAAGAAAGGTTTTACTTTATCTTTTTGCTACTAGTCTGGGAGAAATTATGGTCATTGCCGCCGCCATGCTTATGGGCCTACCCTTGCCAATTTTAGCGGCACAATTGATTTGGTTGAATTTAGTCACCGACGGCTTTTTGGATGTTTCGCTGGCTATGGAACCAAAAGAAAAAGATATTCTGAAAGAAAAATACAAAAAACCGAATCGGTGGATTTTAAATAGCTGGGATTTGCAAAGGATGATTTTAAACGCCTCAACTATGGCAATAATTTCTATTTTACTTTTTATTTATTTCTTGGACAATTACAGCTACGAACACGCACTTTCAATTTCTCTGACAACAATGGCGGTCTTCCAATGGTTTAAAGCCTGGATTTGTCGCTCCGACCACCTTTCAGTTTTCCAAATAAATCCTTTTTCAAACAAATACCTTTTGGGTGCAACAGGCATTGTGGTCATCTTACAACTTCTTGCCCTCCATACTCCATTTATGCAAAACATCCTACGACTAACCCCGCTTAGTCTAAACGAATGGATTTTGATTATTTCAATCTGCCTTACCGGAGTTGCAATAGATGAAATCAGAAAAATGTTCTATCGAAAATTTGAAATGAAAAAAAATCTTGTTCAGATATAA
- a CDS encoding ion transporter, with protein sequence MESFILKIQNNIWYSIIMVSLAFFSIGLLSYELFYPGVTERGHFLARTTDLIIAYIFLADFFAGLIFTKGLKGRGVYLKNNWLNLASSIPITNDFARTFRLLRVFRALRIIRAFMNLEFAEQRQKTVNKNHK encoded by the coding sequence ATGGAAAGTTTTATTCTAAAAATTCAAAATAATATCTGGTATTCGATTATAATGGTTTCCCTAGCATTTTTTAGTATCGGGTTGTTGTCTTACGAACTTTTTTATCCGGGAGTGACAGAACGCGGTCATTTTCTGGCCAGAACTACTGACCTGATAATCGCCTACATATTTCTAGCTGATTTTTTCGCCGGACTTATTTTTACAAAAGGCCTAAAAGGTCGGGGAGTTTATTTAAAAAACAACTGGCTCAATTTAGCTTCTTCTATCCCAATCACAAATGATTTCGCCAGGACTTTCCGCCTATTGCGGGTTTTTAGAGCACTTCGCATCATCAGAGCTTTTATGAATTTAGAATTTGCCGAACAAAGACAAAAAACGGTCAACAAAAATCACAAGTAA
- a CDS encoding helix-turn-helix transcriptional regulator, translated as MKSESAKLGKNLKRIRTEKGITQGDIVRTLGVSRSFVSNIENGKTNPTLSTITSIAKALGVSSDELLK; from the coding sequence ATGAAAAGCGAGTCCGCGAAGTTAGGCAAAAACCTAAAGCGTATCCGAACGGAGAAAGGGATAACACAGGGCGATATTGTGCGAACACTCGGCGTTAGCCGAAGTTTTGTGAGCAATATTGAGAATGGAAAAACAAATCCTACACTTTCAACCATTACCAGTATTGCCAAAGCGCTTGGTGTTTCGAGCGATGAATTGTTAAAATAG
- a CDS encoding DNA adenine methylase produces MTKNQAILELKKTFDINEIYAHRVFLLADKTKFIEDASRIIAEKPKPFVKWVGGKRQLLAQFRLMNLYPPERFDTKNGRYFEPFVGGGAVFFDLLPVTAFLSDLNNELVVTYNVIKNDVENLIKSLKKHKLDKEYFLKIRAQNPEKLSDLNIASRFIYLNRTCFNGMYRVNSKGGFNVPFGKYTNPLVCDENNLRKVSKALKNVEIKKQDYKEVLKKAKKGDFVYFDPPYYPISKTASFTSYTSESFLDKEQIELRDTFVELHKRGCFVMLSNSDTPFINKIYSEPKGLRITKVQAGRAINSDASKRGKITEVLVTNY; encoded by the coding sequence ATGACAAAAAATCAAGCAATTTTAGAACTTAAAAAGACTTTTGATATAAATGAGATTTATGCCCATAGAGTTTTTTTACTTGCAGACAAAACAAAATTTATTGAGGATGCCTCTCGTATTATTGCAGAAAAACCAAAACCATTTGTGAAATGGGTCGGTGGTAAAAGACAACTTTTAGCACAATTTCGCTTGATGAATCTTTATCCGCCAGAAAGATTTGATACAAAAAACGGGAGATATTTTGAACCATTCGTAGGTGGCGGGGCAGTATTTTTTGATCTACTTCCTGTAACAGCTTTTCTTTCCGATTTAAACAATGAACTTGTTGTAACCTACAATGTGATTAAAAATGATGTTGAAAATTTAATAAAATCACTTAAAAAACATAAATTAGACAAGGAATATTTTCTAAAAATAAGGGCACAAAATCCAGAAAAACTTTCCGATTTAAATATAGCTTCTCGTTTTATTTATCTAAATAGAACTTGTTTCAATGGAATGTACCGCGTGAATAGTAAGGGTGGATTTAATGTTCCCTTTGGAAAATACACAAACCCTCTTGTTTGCGATGAAAATAATCTTAGAAAAGTATCAAAAGCATTGAAAAATGTTGAGATAAAAAAACAGGATTATAAAGAAGTGCTTAAAAAAGCAAAAAAGGGAGATTTTGTTTATTTTGATCCACCATATTATCCAATAAGCAAAACTGCTTCATTTACTTCTTACACCAGTGAATCATTTTTAGATAAAGAACAAATTGAATTGAGAGATACATTTGTAGAATTACACAAACGAGGTTGCTTTGTTATGCTTTCAAATTCTGATACTCCATTCATAAACAAAATTTATTCTGAACCAAAAGGTCTCCGTATTACAAAGGTACAAGCAGGTCGTGCCATTAACTCTGACGCTTCAAAGAGAGGAAAAATCACGGAGGTACTGGTAACTAATTACTAA